The window CCTACTGAAGAACGTGGCGGAGGCCAAGTTCAAACACTGCTGGCGGCCCATTGCCGCACGCCTCGTAGCCGAGGATCAACTTCCCCTCACCCGGTTCGATGCCTATTTCCACCAGGTCCTGATGCACGAAGTTTCCCACGGGCTCGGGCCAGGCATCGTCCAGCTGCCAGACGGACGTACGACAACCGTCAGCAAGGAACTCAAGGAAACCTACCCCACTATTGAGGAGGCCAAGGCGGACGTACTGGCCATCTACAACACGATCTTCCTCGCCGACAGGGGGCTCTTCTCACCCGCGTTCCTCGATACCACCTTCGTCACCTATCTGGGTGGTATGTTCCGCTCCATTCGGTTCGGGGTGCAGGAAGCCCACGGCATGGCCAATCTGATCCAGTTCAACTACCTTCTCGAGAAGGGCGCCTTTGTCCACGACCCTTCCACCGGCCGTTTCCGTGTGGAGCTGTCCAAGATGCGGCCGTCCATCCGGGACCTTGCGCATGAGCTGCTGATGATCGAGGCAACCCTCGATTACCCCCGAGCTGTGGAGTTCATCGCTCGCTACGGACAGATGCCCGCGCTTCTGGCCGGCGCGCTGGAGCGTGTGGCGGACCTACCCGTCGACATCCGGCCCATCTATCGGTTGGATTTCTGAGCATCGGGCGGTAGCTCCAGGCATTGATCGATCCGCAGCGCACCGAGGGGACGGCCACCCTGGGCACCTCCGTCTGGTCAGGGGGCCGGAGCGAGGGGCAGAAAGTCCGGGTATCGGCGCTCCAACAGGAAGGCAATCGGGACCTGGCCTTCCTGCACCGCCGGCTGTGCAGAGTGGGGAAAGGGGGCGAGAGGGGGCGGCGCGCCCCGATGCGCTCGTCGCCGCGCTGCGGGGATCCCCTGTAGATTGGACCAGCGACTGTCTCGTACGCTCCTGATACGCCGTCCGGTCCACGAACAGCTCTCCGGGCCTGTACCCTCTGCGGAGGTTCCCACCGCGTTCCTCCCGATTCTCTGCACGCAGACGCCTCCGCTTCCTTTGACTCAGGTGCGGTACACCCCTTGCCCTCGGGAGGTCGCAAAGCAACGGGAGAAGCAGCCTTGCCAGCCGCGACGCGACAACGTGCGTGGTCTCCCCTCGTGACTTTCCTGGCCTGGACGCTTGCAGGCGCGCCTGTGTCGGCCGTCGTCGCCCCTCCGAGGCCGGTGCACACCCCTGCGGCCAGCGTTGGGGAGAGCGCCGGGGCAGAACTTGCCGACGAAAACGGGCCGGTTCCGCAGGCCGGGGGTGAGCGGCTCCCCCCAGGCTTGCTCTACGGTCTTAGCACCGGAGGCCCCGGGGAAAACGAGTTCCTGTCCGATGGGACCCTTGCGAACGATCCGTCGCGACTTGGGAAGGCGCAGGCCCGCAAGTCTCTCTGCCTGCGCGGCCGGGGATTCCTCGTGGCCCTCCGTGTGGCCTTCGCCGACAGGCGGGGACGTGTGGAACGCGCAGCTCACGACTCCCTCCTTTTCGGCGCGGACCGAAGTCTGCGGCGCTATTTCTGGGAAGCCTCGGAGGGGGAGCTCGAGGTAACCGGCAGCGTGCTGCCCCGTGACGGGAGCTGGTTCACGCTTCACTGGCCCATGGCCTCCTACGGCTCCGATACGGGTCCCAACAACTCAGACCCTACGTGCCG of the candidate division KSB1 bacterium genome contains:
- a CDS encoding immune inhibitor A, coding for MPAATRQRAWSPLVTFLAWTLAGAPVSAVVAPPRPVHTPAASVGESAGAELADENGPVPQAGGERLPPGLLYGLSTGGPGENEFLSDGTLANDPSRLGKAQARKSLCLRGRGFLVALRVAFADRRGRVERAAHDSLLFGADRSLRRYFWEASEGELEVTGSVLPRDGSWFTLHWPMASYGSDTGPNNSDPTCRDRGVFSPMDFVRAAVECADPAVDFSLYDGNGDGSVDYLLIIHAGDDQATSQRPEDLWSRHLVLDDPLVTDGVRIESAMIVAETSPLGTLCHEFAHELGAPDLYESPSRSSLCLMGTGCWNGDPPGTEPAMLSAYLRWDIDG